The following are from one region of the Aquirufa lenticrescens genome:
- a CDS encoding (2Fe-2S)-binding protein has product MAINCTVNKKKVSLDIDPNTPLLWALRDHLSLLGTKYGCGIAQCGACTVWVNGEPTRSCVLPISAVSNAQITTIEGLDPAGKHPVQVAWDELDVPQCGYCQAGQIMTAAGLLKKNPHPTDQEIVDGMSGNICRCGTYHRIQEAVKLASKKTKK; this is encoded by the coding sequence ATGGCTATCAATTGCACAGTTAACAAGAAAAAGGTCTCTTTGGATATTGATCCAAACACCCCCTTATTATGGGCGCTTAGAGATCATTTGTCCCTTTTAGGAACAAAGTATGGTTGTGGTATTGCTCAATGTGGAGCATGTACCGTTTGGGTGAATGGAGAACCAACGCGTTCTTGTGTATTGCCTATTTCTGCCGTGTCAAACGCACAAATTACCACGATTGAAGGACTGGATCCTGCCGGAAAACACCCGGTTCAAGTGGCTTGGGATGAGCTGGATGTTCCTCAATGTGGTTATTGCCAAGCAGGTCAAATTATGACTGCTGCGGGTCTTTTGAAAAAGAATCCGCATCCCACAGATCAAGAAATTGTAGATGGAATGTCCGGCAATATTTGCCGTTGTGGTACTTATCACCGAATTCAAGAAGCCGTAAAATTAGCCTCTAAAAAGACCAAGAAATGA